Proteins from one Hyperolius riggenbachi isolate aHypRig1 chromosome 4, aHypRig1.pri, whole genome shotgun sequence genomic window:
- the P2RY12 gene encoding P2Y purinoceptor 12 produces the protein MEYSGFGELPIDFKLYNTTNNTGNFSCSRDNRISQFLFPVLYTILFIVGTVMNGLAITVFFQIPSKSNFIIFLKNSVISDSLMIMTFPFKILGDAKLGLWPLKGFACRFTSVVFYFTMYISIVFLGLITIDRYIKTVRPFSNACTTNLRSVKILSAAIWIIMFALSLPNMILTDKTLTQESVRSCVNLKSEFGRTWHEILSFISQIIFWVNFAIIVVCYLLITKKLFQSMKKTRREQTQSRKRVNVKVFIIIGIFFVCFVPYHFARVPYTISQTRDVFRCATQKTLFYVKESTLFLSSLNACLDPFIYFFLCRSFRNSLITMLKKRQACLPLSVQHKVSKRYDIKHAETKI, from the exons ATGGAATACTCAG GATTTGGAGAGCTTCCAATAGACTTTAAATTATACAATACTACTAATAATACTGGGAATTTCAGTTGTTCTAGAGACAACCGAATCAGCCAATTCCTCTTCCCTGTGCTCTACACCATTCTCTTCATTGTCGGGACAGTCATGAATGGTTTGGCCATCACTGTGTTTTTTCAGATACCAAGTAAATCAAACTTCATAATTTTCTTGAAGAACTCTGTGATTTCGGACTCTCTAATGATCATGACTTTTCCTTTCAAGATTCTTGGTGATGCCAAACTTGGACTCTGGCCTCTGAAGGGTTTTGCGTGTCGTTTTACCTCTGTGGTGTTTTACTTTACCATGTACATCAGCATCGTCTTTCTTGGACTTATAACAATAGATCGGTACATTAAAACGGTGAGGCCTTTTAGCAACGCCTGTACAACAAATCTCCGTTCCGTCAAGATCTTGTCGGCCGCAATATGGATAATCATGTTTGCCCTCTCACTGCCGAACATGATCTTAACTGACAAGACACTGACACAAGAAAGTGTGCGAAGCTGTGTAAATCTCAAGTCGGAGTTTGGCCGAACTTGGCACGAAATTTTGAGTTTTATAAGCCAGATCATTTTCTGGGTTAATTTTGCCATCATAGTGGTGTGTTATCTGCTCATAACCAAAAAATTGTTCCAGTCCATGAAAAAAACTAGAAGGGAACAAACACAGTCCAGAAAAAGAGTGAATGTGAAAGTGTTTATTATCATTGGCATATTCTTTGTATGTTTTGTGCCGTACCACTTTGCTCGCGTCCCGTACACAATAAGCCAGACGCGGGATGTGTTCAGGTGTGCGACTCAGAAAACTCTTTTCTATGTTAAAGAGAGTACTTTATTTTTGTCATCATTAAATGCATGTCTAGATCCTTTTATTTACTTCTTCCTTTGCAGATCATTCAGAAACTCCCTAATCACTATGTTGAAGAAGCGGCAGGCCTGCCTCCCCTTATCTGTACAACACAAAGTTTCAAAGCGATACGATATAA